From a single Lytechinus pictus isolate F3 Inbred unplaced genomic scaffold, Lp3.0 scaffold_19, whole genome shotgun sequence genomic region:
- the LOC129260020 gene encoding D(2) dopamine receptor B-like, translating to MTAPRATVYLVCTWVLSITCACLPMSSVASYSYIADIGACTVDWEQSTLGYTIAAHLISFCLPLAMILFCYAKIFIVARKVKRQIRPLPANFADHPSRWVNEKSGCERQTEGASKATVNERTICDPKETMMSLPEHISGENRPKGCSILTEEDIKSPESEERINIRVLRRKDRQRSMSLQDIGNDQVFSRHRNSSDNTDDRPVNFSIQKGLSTVPNLFQISHNVPVIKRDGNENNATSAGTHKASKIGQQNRSRRCTNRHRSLTSGESGEWKPLASKYVSKKALRVKKIQSLRDTKAATTLLILLGVFLVCWMPYVVVTFLLNAHMTVRPIVHSALFMVALTNSVLNVFVYGVLNTKFRLGFRKLWKPCCLWINCRCKNKSEASAMRVRSISQSLRNNGPVTERADGIERREFYSEHVR from the coding sequence ATGACAGCACCACGAGCTACAGTGTATCTGGTTTGTACATGGGTCCTTTCTATCACGTGCGCATGTCTACCTATGTCGAGCGTCGCCTCGTATTCCTATATCGCCGATATTGGAGCTTGCACTGTCGACTGGGAGCAGTCGACATTAGGCTACACAATCGCTGCTCATCTTATAAGCTTCTGCCTGCCACTCGCCATGATCTTATTCTGCTATGCCAAGATCTTCATCGTCGCAAGAAAAGTCAAACGACAGATTAGACCGCTTCCCGCCAATTTCGCTGATCACCCGAGTCGGTGGGTGAACGAGAAGAGTGGATGCGAGAGACAGACAGAAGGAGCATCGAAAGCCACAGTGAATGAACGCACTATTTGTGATCCCAAAGAAACGATGATGTCTCTTCCTGAACATATAAGTGGAGAGAATAGGCCTAAAGGATGTTCGATACTAACTGAAGAAGATATTAAAAGTCCGGAATCAGAAGAGCGCATTAATATACGGGTACTACGAAGGAAAGATAGACAACGTTCAATGTCATTACAAGATATAGGCAACGATCAGGTGTTCAGTCGTCATAGGAACTCTTCGGATAATACAGATGACAGACCGGTTAATTTCTCAATTCAAAAGGGTCTTTCAACAGTTCCAAATCTGTTCCAAATTAGCCATAATGTGCCTGTGATTAAACGAGAtggtaatgaaaataatgccACAAGTGCAGGAACTCACAAGGCAAGCAAGATTGGACAACAGAACAGAAGTAGACGTTGTACGAACAGACACAGATCCTTAACGAGTGGCGAATCTGGGGAATGGAAACCACTAGCCTCGAAGTACGTGTCCAAGAAAGCTCTGCGAGTGAAGAAGATCCAGTCTTTACGTGATACAAAGGCTGCTACGACCCTTCTCATCCTCCTTGGTGTGTTTCTTGTCTGTTGGATGCCCTATGTCGTGGTGACCTTTTTACTCAATGCCCACATGACTGTTCGTCCCATTGTTCATTCCGCCCTCTTCATGGTTGCCTTAACCAACAGCGTCTTAAATGTCTTTGTTTATGGCGTTCTCAACACCAAGTTCAGACTCGGTTTCAGGAAGCTCTGGAAACCGTGTTGCCTATGGATAAACTGTAGATGTAAGAACAAGTCAGAAGCTTCTGCAATGAGGGTTCGTAGCATTAGCCAGTCTTTGAGGAACAATGGCCCTGTCACAGAAAGAGCCGATGGCATAGAAAGAAGGGAATTCTATTCAGAACACGTTCGATGA